From one Gadus morhua chromosome 8, gadMor3.0, whole genome shotgun sequence genomic stretch:
- the si:ch211-188c16.1 gene encoding uncharacterized protein si:ch211-188c16.1 isoform X4 translates to MEQDGPTNFKALRAKFQEEAALAQARNSRPTIAEKPRNVHPPSGQCSSVPPPGGHCRSVLTELHSAAENGTQAVPRVIFRSELRASGGMRPISFPPQTSLRTRTRNGDDNMPPPTAARHSVLEGHLPLVLPPPPTPMKEHQLHPVGSTKEPKQLMEPPLETLPSTRTKRKGLLLPFKASKSSKGLTAGEECAPAASLTNSRPGSVPGELPSLQGQDEAPCPRGADGQLPSPDVTPPSRDTSGDSDSRIMSTLERAKRKFSRKHMLLSCKASSLPSTDEATPATTTARATWGKTASMLSKAVATSEANFPVPSPVCLPDLACVSARPFFKVGTTSHKTGFDQQLCRDRYGLPRGRADGPPQPPAPPRRSLLDAAVLGPVPAKPPRPPCVDLGFYFPARDLSPPPVEDLVHYQSTANATLLDAPDFPDFDHSVSRAPDAHHPIDIASLEVEVFEFVDFDLPPPVDPELYFEALLECEPADPLTFDLQALNLDSQEDSVTQEPSSLPEAPESWCGQGRMGTPEPPPVPEHGSTAAGEAHPGASEAGSSPEEAVRARHAALANWIESQPSSPQLDGYHGTCENLYEDVETINGYLSGQNSRTLKEHKGGPKNPYADGNQVKEESRLNIWPRNPWGSRPGEHSHAVHPHFHRDRQSPDHNEHKEQKKRERQRQEKEKKEQKEKEKRETEMKKKFKVTGVEEPLYHAKVMVASKVHKKNDLTVTSGDMVSIIRTNSCPKGRWLARDANLKYGYISVMNVELNIQEMLELGKTAQAARREGNMEADTISIGSRSSNYPVLTSSYDSEEWACEDETLSRSNESHSFHQQTTLPEMMCSHPSALHTLSDANLEDLHTQTRHEALQKLATFFQQNKEDYGIVKGNGGETPTNVDQPSKSALTGLSPYHSSLLLIDLPHTSTVMLLSVGCRVG, encoded by the exons ATGGAACAG GACGGACCGACCAATTTCAAAGCTCTGAGGGCCAAGTTCCAGGAGGAGGCTGCCCTGGCTCAAGCCAGGAACAGCCGACCCACGATCGCCGAGAAGCCGCGAAACGTCCACCCGCCCAGCGGCCAATGCTCCTCCGTCCCCCCGCCCGGCGGCCACTGCCGCTCCGTCCTGACCGAGCTCCATAGCGCGGCAGAAAACGGAACGCAGGCGGTTCCCAGGGTAATCTTCAGAAGCGAATTGAGGGCCTCTGGCGGCATGCGTCCCATTTCTTTCCCTCCCCAAACGTCCCTTCGGACACGAACCAGGAATGGGGACGATAACATGCCACCACCAACAGCAGCGAGGCATTCTGTCCTGGAGGGGCACTTGCCCTTGGtccttcccccacccccaacccctatGAAGGAACATCAGCTACACCCAGTGGGATCCACTAAGGAACCTAAGCAGCTGATGGAACCACCACTTGAGACCCTGCCCTCCACCAGGACGAAGAGAAAAGGCTTGCTTCTCCCCTTCAAAGCTTCTAAATCATCAAAGGGCCTCACAGCAGGTGAAGAGTGTGCCCCAGCTGCCTCACTGACCAACAGCAGACCTGGTAGCGTCCCCGGTGAGCTGCCCTCCCTCCAGGGACAGGATGAGGCCCCGTGTCCCCGAGGGGCAGACGGTCAGCTACCCAGCCCGGACgtaacccccccctcccgggaCACCAGCGGCGACTCGGACAGCCGCATCATGAGCACCTTAGAGAGGGCCAAGAGGAAGTTCTCTCGCAAACACATGCTGCTGTCCTGCAAGGCCAGTAGTCTGCCCTCCACTGACGAGgccacccccgccaccaccactgccCGCGCCACCTGGGGTAAGACGGCGTCTATGTTGTCGAAGGCCGTAGCGACCAGCGAGGCGAATTTCCCAGTTCCATCCCCGGTGTGTCTGCCAGACTTGGCGTGCGTCTCTGCCCGACCTTTCTTCAAAGTGGGCACCACCTCGCACA AGACGGGCTTTGACCAGCAGCTGTGCAGGGACAGATATGGATTACCTCGTGGGAGAGCGGACGGACCGCCCCAGCCGCCTGCTCCCCCCAGGAGGTCTCTCCTGGACGCGGCCGTGCTGGGGCCGGTGCCTGCTAAGCCACCCAGGCCGCCATGCGTAGACCTGGGCTTCTACTTCCCAGCCCGGG ATCTGAGCCCGCCCCCTGTCGAAGACCTCGTACACTACCAATCGACAGCCAACGCCACCCTGCTGGACGCGCCGGACTTCCCCGACTTTGACCACTCGGTCAGCAGAGCGCCAGACGCCCACCACCCCATCGACATCGCCTCCCTAGAGGTGGAGGTCTTCGAATTCGTCGACTTTGACCTCCCGCCCCCGGTAGACCCTGAGCTGTATTTCGAGGCTCTGCTGGAGTGTGAGCCTGCAGaccctttgacctttgacctccaggCTCTCAACCTGGATAGCCAGGAGGACTCTGTGACGCAGGAGCCATCCAGCCTCCCTGAAGCCCCAGAGAGCTGGTGCGGTCAGGGCCGTATGGGGACCCCTGAACCGCCTCCAGTGCCCGAGCACGGCTCCACTGCTGCGGGGGAGGCACATCCCGGGGCTTCTGAGGCGGGCTCCTCCCCAGAGGAGGCAGTCCGAGCCCGACATGCAGCTCTGGCAAACTGGATCGAATCACAGCCCAG CTCCCCCCAGCTGGACGGTTATCATGGCACCTGTGAAAACCTGTATGAAGACGTGGAGACCATCAACGGATACCTCAGCGGCCAGAACTCAAGGACACTAAAGGAACATAAAGGCGGACCCAAGA ATCCATATGCTGACGGCAATCAAGTG AAGGAGGAATCCCGCCTTAACATATGGCCTCGCAATCCATG GGGCAGCCGTCCAGGAGAGCACAGCCATGCAGTCCATCCTCATTTCCACAG AGATCGCCAGAGCCCCGACCACAACGAGCacaaggagcagaagaagagggagaggcagcggcaggagaaggagaagaaggaacagaaggagaaggagaagagggagaccgAAATGAAAAAGAAGTTCAAG GTGACGGGTGTGGAGGAGCCTCTGTACCACGCCAAAGTGATGGTGGCCAGCAAGGTGCATAAAAAGAACGACCTGACGGTCACCAGCGGAGACATGGTCAGCATCATCCGCACCAACAGCTGTCCCAAAGGACGCTGGCTCGCCCGCGACGCCAACCTAAAGT ATGGCTACATCTCCGTGATGAACGTGGAGCTCAACATCCAGGAGATGCTGGAGCTGGGCAAGACGGCCCAGGCGGCCCGGAGAGAAGGCAACATGGAGGCGGACACCATCAGCATCGGGAGCAG GTCTTCTAATTACCCGGTTCTCACCAGCAGCT ATGATAGCGAGGAATGGGCGTGTGAAGATGAGACACTTTCCCGCTCCAATGAGAGCCA TAGCTTCCATCAGCAGACCACTCTGCCAGAGATGA TGTGCAGCCACCCTAGTGCCCTACACACACTCAGCGATGCCAACCTTGAAGACCTGCACACACA GACCCGACACGAAGCTCTCCAGAAACTGGCCACCTTCTTCCAGCAAAACAAGGAAGACTATGGAATCGTCAAAGGGAATGGTGGAGAAACTCCTACCAA TGTGGATCAACCAAGTAAGTCTGCTCTGACTGGCCTCTCCCCATATCACTCGTCATTACTTTTAATTGACTTACCCCACACTTCGACCGTAATGTTGCTGTCTGTTGGGTGTCGAGTGGGATGA
- the si:ch211-188c16.1 gene encoding uncharacterized protein si:ch211-188c16.1 isoform X2: MEQDGPTNFKALRAKFQEEAALAQARNSRPTIAEKPRNVHPPSGQCSSVPPPGGHCRSVLTELHSAAENGTQAVPRVIFRSELRASGGMRPISFPPQTSLRTRTRNGDDNMPPPTAARHSVLEGHLPLVLPPPPTPMKEHQLHPVGSTKEPKQLMEPPLETLPSTRTKRKGLLLPFKASKSSKGLTAGEECAPAASLTNSRPGSVPGELPSLQGQDEAPCPRGADGQLPSPDVTPPSRDTSGDSDSRIMSTLERAKRKFSRKHMLLSCKASSLPSTDEATPATTTARATWGKTASMLSKAVATSEANFPVPSPVCLPDLACVSARPFFKVGTTSHKTGFDQQLCRDRYGLPRGRADGPPQPPAPPRRSLLDAAVLGPVPAKPPRPPCVDLGFYFPARDLSPPPVEDLVHYQSTANATLLDAPDFPDFDHSVSRAPDAHHPIDIASLEVEVFEFVDFDLPPPVDPELYFEALLECEPADPLTFDLQALNLDSQEDSVTQEPSSLPEAPESWCGQGRMGTPEPPPVPEHGSTAAGEAHPGASEAGSSPEEAVRARHAALANWIESQPSSPQLDGYHGTCENLYEDVETINGYLSGQNSRTLKEHKGGPKNPYADGNQVKEESRLNIWPRNPWGSRPGEHSHAVHPHFHRDRQSPDHNEHKEQKKRERQRQEKEKKEQKEKEKRETEMKKKFKVTGVEEPLYHAKVMVASKVHKKNDLTVTSGDMVSIIRTNSCPKGRWLARDANLKYGYISVMNVELNIQEMLELGKTAQAARREGNMEADTISIGSRSSNYPVLTSSFTDDSEEWACEDETLSRSNESHFHQQTTLPEMMCSHPSALHTLSDANLEDLHTQTRHEALQKLATFFQQNKEDYGIVKGNGGETPTNVDQPSKSALTGLSPYHSSLLLIDLPHTSTVMLLSVGCRVG; encoded by the exons ATGGAACAG GACGGACCGACCAATTTCAAAGCTCTGAGGGCCAAGTTCCAGGAGGAGGCTGCCCTGGCTCAAGCCAGGAACAGCCGACCCACGATCGCCGAGAAGCCGCGAAACGTCCACCCGCCCAGCGGCCAATGCTCCTCCGTCCCCCCGCCCGGCGGCCACTGCCGCTCCGTCCTGACCGAGCTCCATAGCGCGGCAGAAAACGGAACGCAGGCGGTTCCCAGGGTAATCTTCAGAAGCGAATTGAGGGCCTCTGGCGGCATGCGTCCCATTTCTTTCCCTCCCCAAACGTCCCTTCGGACACGAACCAGGAATGGGGACGATAACATGCCACCACCAACAGCAGCGAGGCATTCTGTCCTGGAGGGGCACTTGCCCTTGGtccttcccccacccccaacccctatGAAGGAACATCAGCTACACCCAGTGGGATCCACTAAGGAACCTAAGCAGCTGATGGAACCACCACTTGAGACCCTGCCCTCCACCAGGACGAAGAGAAAAGGCTTGCTTCTCCCCTTCAAAGCTTCTAAATCATCAAAGGGCCTCACAGCAGGTGAAGAGTGTGCCCCAGCTGCCTCACTGACCAACAGCAGACCTGGTAGCGTCCCCGGTGAGCTGCCCTCCCTCCAGGGACAGGATGAGGCCCCGTGTCCCCGAGGGGCAGACGGTCAGCTACCCAGCCCGGACgtaacccccccctcccgggaCACCAGCGGCGACTCGGACAGCCGCATCATGAGCACCTTAGAGAGGGCCAAGAGGAAGTTCTCTCGCAAACACATGCTGCTGTCCTGCAAGGCCAGTAGTCTGCCCTCCACTGACGAGgccacccccgccaccaccactgccCGCGCCACCTGGGGTAAGACGGCGTCTATGTTGTCGAAGGCCGTAGCGACCAGCGAGGCGAATTTCCCAGTTCCATCCCCGGTGTGTCTGCCAGACTTGGCGTGCGTCTCTGCCCGACCTTTCTTCAAAGTGGGCACCACCTCGCACA AGACGGGCTTTGACCAGCAGCTGTGCAGGGACAGATATGGATTACCTCGTGGGAGAGCGGACGGACCGCCCCAGCCGCCTGCTCCCCCCAGGAGGTCTCTCCTGGACGCGGCCGTGCTGGGGCCGGTGCCTGCTAAGCCACCCAGGCCGCCATGCGTAGACCTGGGCTTCTACTTCCCAGCCCGGG ATCTGAGCCCGCCCCCTGTCGAAGACCTCGTACACTACCAATCGACAGCCAACGCCACCCTGCTGGACGCGCCGGACTTCCCCGACTTTGACCACTCGGTCAGCAGAGCGCCAGACGCCCACCACCCCATCGACATCGCCTCCCTAGAGGTGGAGGTCTTCGAATTCGTCGACTTTGACCTCCCGCCCCCGGTAGACCCTGAGCTGTATTTCGAGGCTCTGCTGGAGTGTGAGCCTGCAGaccctttgacctttgacctccaggCTCTCAACCTGGATAGCCAGGAGGACTCTGTGACGCAGGAGCCATCCAGCCTCCCTGAAGCCCCAGAGAGCTGGTGCGGTCAGGGCCGTATGGGGACCCCTGAACCGCCTCCAGTGCCCGAGCACGGCTCCACTGCTGCGGGGGAGGCACATCCCGGGGCTTCTGAGGCGGGCTCCTCCCCAGAGGAGGCAGTCCGAGCCCGACATGCAGCTCTGGCAAACTGGATCGAATCACAGCCCAG CTCCCCCCAGCTGGACGGTTATCATGGCACCTGTGAAAACCTGTATGAAGACGTGGAGACCATCAACGGATACCTCAGCGGCCAGAACTCAAGGACACTAAAGGAACATAAAGGCGGACCCAAGA ATCCATATGCTGACGGCAATCAAGTG AAGGAGGAATCCCGCCTTAACATATGGCCTCGCAATCCATG GGGCAGCCGTCCAGGAGAGCACAGCCATGCAGTCCATCCTCATTTCCACAG AGATCGCCAGAGCCCCGACCACAACGAGCacaaggagcagaagaagagggagaggcagcggcaggagaaggagaagaaggaacagaaggagaaggagaagagggagaccgAAATGAAAAAGAAGTTCAAG GTGACGGGTGTGGAGGAGCCTCTGTACCACGCCAAAGTGATGGTGGCCAGCAAGGTGCATAAAAAGAACGACCTGACGGTCACCAGCGGAGACATGGTCAGCATCATCCGCACCAACAGCTGTCCCAAAGGACGCTGGCTCGCCCGCGACGCCAACCTAAAGT ATGGCTACATCTCCGTGATGAACGTGGAGCTCAACATCCAGGAGATGCTGGAGCTGGGCAAGACGGCCCAGGCGGCCCGGAGAGAAGGCAACATGGAGGCGGACACCATCAGCATCGGGAGCAG GTCTTCTAATTACCCGGTTCTCACCAGCAGCT TCACAGATGATAGCGAGGAATGGGCGTGTGAAGATGAGACACTTTCCCGCTCCAATGAGAGCCA CTTCCATCAGCAGACCACTCTGCCAGAGATGA TGTGCAGCCACCCTAGTGCCCTACACACACTCAGCGATGCCAACCTTGAAGACCTGCACACACA GACCCGACACGAAGCTCTCCAGAAACTGGCCACCTTCTTCCAGCAAAACAAGGAAGACTATGGAATCGTCAAAGGGAATGGTGGAGAAACTCCTACCAA TGTGGATCAACCAAGTAAGTCTGCTCTGACTGGCCTCTCCCCATATCACTCGTCATTACTTTTAATTGACTTACCCCACACTTCGACCGTAATGTTGCTGTCTGTTGGGTGTCGAGTGGGATGA